In Vibrio coralliilyticus, the following are encoded in one genomic region:
- a CDS encoding extracellular solute-binding protein, which translates to MKLKTLALVCAGAASASMVSGSVLAKTEVNFWYSGGTKPQKLMTQLIEEFNASQDEYVIKPALQGNYTETYQKLQAGLASKTAPEVVLLDSVRAEAMYERGLSRDLKPYMDAEFNFSDFVGAFKDQVTAEDGTVIGLPAYGTTQVFYYNKKVLADNGFTEKDLSTWQGVAKVAEKVTQRDAKGNTTFYGWEPMWGQDNMIDAAFSNGAKVISDDGKTVLIDSKQWVEVWDSFRKWIHEDQIMRIHHGGQGWEYWYKTIDDVMKDNALGYTGSSGDQGDLDFTKLAATTQPGWGSHPSAPQAGALVYVMPKGTDDKAAQGAFEFMEFYTNAKNTAKWSMFTGYIPVRMSVESVPEYQAFTKDNPQALIPLKQASFASQDFLDPTNGKIMDALKVAADQIQIQNVPAEKALKQAAKKAQRALDRVNRS; encoded by the coding sequence ATGAAACTAAAAACTCTCGCACTAGTGTGTGCTGGCGCAGCGAGCGCTTCAATGGTCTCGGGTAGCGTTCTGGCAAAAACGGAAGTGAATTTCTGGTATTCCGGCGGTACAAAACCTCAGAAGCTGATGACTCAGCTGATTGAAGAGTTTAATGCCAGCCAAGATGAATATGTCATCAAGCCAGCATTGCAAGGAAACTACACCGAAACGTATCAGAAACTGCAGGCAGGTTTGGCTTCAAAAACCGCTCCGGAAGTGGTTCTGCTTGATTCAGTCCGAGCTGAGGCGATGTATGAGCGCGGCTTGAGTCGTGATCTTAAACCGTATATGGACGCAGAGTTCAACTTCTCGGATTTTGTCGGGGCGTTTAAAGATCAGGTGACGGCTGAAGATGGAACAGTGATTGGCTTACCAGCTTACGGTACGACTCAGGTGTTTTACTACAACAAGAAAGTGTTGGCAGACAATGGTTTTACGGAGAAAGACCTGAGTACCTGGCAAGGTGTGGCTAAAGTTGCTGAGAAAGTGACTCAGCGAGATGCGAAAGGCAACACGACTTTTTATGGCTGGGAACCGATGTGGGGTCAGGACAATATGATCGACGCCGCTTTCTCTAATGGCGCTAAGGTGATCAGCGATGATGGCAAAACAGTACTGATTGACTCAAAGCAATGGGTTGAAGTGTGGGACAGCTTCCGTAAATGGATTCACGAAGACCAAATCATGCGTATTCACCACGGTGGTCAGGGCTGGGAGTACTGGTACAAGACCATTGATGATGTCATGAAAGACAACGCCCTAGGTTACACAGGTTCATCGGGTGATCAGGGCGATCTCGATTTCACTAAACTTGCTGCAACCACGCAGCCTGGTTGGGGTTCTCACCCATCCGCACCTCAAGCTGGTGCTCTTGTCTATGTAATGCCGAAAGGGACCGACGACAAGGCAGCACAAGGTGCGTTTGAGTTTATGGAATTTTATACCAACGCTAAGAACACAGCGAAGTGGTCTATGTTCACAGGTTACATCCCTGTACGTATGAGTGTAGAAAGCGTGCCTGAGTATCAGGCGTTCACCAAAGATAACCCACAAGCGCTGATTCCGTTAAAGCAGGCAAGCTTCGCCAGCCAGGATTTCCTAGACCCAACCAATGGCAAGATCATGGATGCGCTGAAAGTGGCCGCCGATCAGATTCAAATTCAGAACGTACCTGCTGAGAAAGCGCTGAAACAAGCGGCGAAGAAAGCGCAGCGTGCGCTGGACAGAGTCAACCGCTCTTAA
- a CDS encoding LysR substrate-binding domain-containing protein — protein MLPPLRALVAFEAVARLGSIGAAARELCVTQAAVSQQLKSLEAFLDTTLFERTQKGVRLTSSAQQYQPIVSGSLAHLKLQTQLLFGEKETDVLSLRVNHTLCHNWLLPRLPHFYNKYPFIRLDIQLVDWPSTTPCQNVDIELTNGKVESEDTSAERLFQEHWQLVCSPEFKRGYQTQLDERDFSQLPAVQVKGYQENWLQWLSHNQFDAVLPKVQLEISNSLHALEAVKHGVGVLLVRSLAVSELLKSGELVLAVDASMPAESGHYLITKNSRNAKVNFFCDWLHHQIKDDGLA, from the coding sequence ATGCTACCTCCTTTACGTGCTCTGGTCGCTTTTGAAGCGGTTGCCCGGCTTGGCTCGATTGGAGCCGCGGCTCGGGAATTGTGTGTTACGCAGGCCGCTGTGAGTCAACAGTTGAAAAGTCTGGAAGCGTTTCTTGATACGACGCTGTTCGAGCGAACACAAAAGGGCGTCAGGTTGACGTCGTCTGCTCAGCAGTACCAACCGATTGTTTCCGGCTCCCTAGCTCACCTTAAACTTCAGACTCAACTGTTGTTTGGTGAAAAGGAAACTGACGTACTGAGCCTCAGAGTAAACCACACCCTTTGCCATAACTGGCTCCTACCCCGCTTACCGCATTTTTATAACAAATACCCTTTCATTCGCCTTGATATTCAGTTGGTCGATTGGCCTTCAACTACCCCTTGCCAGAACGTTGATATCGAATTGACCAATGGCAAAGTGGAAAGTGAAGACACCAGTGCTGAGCGACTCTTTCAGGAACACTGGCAACTGGTGTGCAGTCCTGAGTTCAAACGTGGCTATCAAACTCAGCTTGATGAGCGTGATTTTTCACAGCTTCCTGCCGTGCAAGTAAAGGGGTATCAGGAGAATTGGCTTCAGTGGCTCAGTCACAATCAGTTCGATGCGGTGCTGCCTAAGGTTCAACTCGAAATCAGTAACTCTCTGCATGCTTTGGAAGCGGTCAAACATGGTGTCGGTGTGTTGTTGGTAAGGTCGCTGGCGGTGTCAGAACTGTTAAAGAGTGGAGAGCTGGTATTGGCGGTGGATGCCTCTATGCCAGCGGAATCGGGCCATTATCTGATCACCAAAAACAGTCGTAATGCCAAGGTTAATTTCTTTTGTGACTGGCTGCACCATCAGATCAAAGATGATGGCTTGGCTTAA
- a CDS encoding ATP-binding SpoIIE family protein phosphatase, with amino-acid sequence MHVMIVDDHATNRELCRFMLGEMAEEVTTFENGEGVVEAMQEMSSLPDVILLDVMMPVKDGFTTAQEIRDAFPNLHIPIIFLTVLDDHDSFERCLTLGEDFIPKPVERSVLVAKVQAHYRTVKMHNEVKEQRDELSKFHEQVRYDYAIAESIFSNLMDEMSAQVKSIYGVNYISTPSTIFNGDLIVVANRPHGGVYVMIADATGHGLPAAISAIPATRAFFSMASKGLSLGEIVRELNDVLVRFLPMGMMLAASVFEVRANGFEVSWWGGGLPDGYLLDKDGSIVRKLVSRHMPLGVLEAHEFETDLIHLKMEPDQKIVCYTDGVIEAGNGTGEQFGQERLEEAITSGRALIPTLFESVRKFANRNVGDDLSILDMEFPISNSNDHVVKQNSFYLSKTPTQSKMQFPASVLKSVTIMTEVRQILTGVMSGPHLDLVCSVLSELFANAIEHGLLRLDSKIKEEPDGFFTFYQMREDKLKELPEDLWVSLAIDYKPEQKQLVMNLEHNGTGFDYEEINREPDEKTLTHGRGIVLASELCDSLEYSKQGKCVTAVYSLDAQHHFPSSA; translated from the coding sequence ATGCACGTCATGATAGTTGACGACCACGCGACAAATCGAGAATTATGTCGGTTCATGCTTGGTGAGATGGCTGAGGAAGTCACAACGTTTGAAAATGGCGAAGGTGTGGTTGAGGCGATGCAGGAGATGTCATCGCTTCCTGACGTTATTTTGCTTGATGTAATGATGCCAGTCAAAGATGGGTTTACTACTGCTCAGGAAATCCGAGATGCATTTCCAAATTTACATATCCCTATTATTTTTCTGACCGTTTTAGATGACCACGACTCGTTTGAGCGTTGCCTGACCTTGGGTGAAGACTTTATCCCTAAACCTGTCGAAAGAAGTGTACTTGTAGCTAAAGTGCAGGCGCATTATCGAACCGTGAAGATGCACAATGAGGTTAAGGAGCAAAGGGATGAGTTGAGTAAATTCCATGAACAGGTCCGCTATGACTATGCCATCGCTGAGTCCATTTTCTCCAATTTGATGGATGAAATGAGCGCCCAAGTGAAAAGCATCTATGGCGTCAACTACATTTCTACACCCTCTACGATCTTTAACGGGGACCTGATTGTTGTCGCCAATCGCCCGCATGGTGGCGTTTACGTCATGATCGCCGATGCAACCGGGCATGGTTTACCCGCTGCGATATCGGCAATACCTGCCACGAGAGCATTTTTTTCAATGGCCTCAAAAGGTTTATCGTTAGGGGAGATTGTGCGAGAACTTAACGATGTACTGGTGCGCTTTCTTCCTATGGGAATGATGCTTGCCGCGAGTGTGTTTGAGGTCAGGGCTAATGGATTTGAAGTCTCTTGGTGGGGGGGCGGTCTTCCTGACGGTTACCTTCTTGATAAAGATGGCTCAATTGTCCGCAAGTTGGTATCTAGGCATATGCCGCTGGGGGTGCTCGAAGCTCATGAATTTGAAACAGACCTTATTCATTTAAAAATGGAGCCTGATCAGAAAATCGTCTGTTATACAGATGGTGTTATTGAGGCAGGGAATGGTACTGGGGAGCAGTTTGGTCAAGAAAGGTTGGAAGAAGCGATCACCTCTGGGCGAGCTCTCATTCCTACCCTGTTTGAATCTGTGAGAAAATTTGCTAATCGCAATGTCGGTGATGATCTTTCTATTCTGGATATGGAATTCCCAATCTCTAATAGTAATGATCACGTTGTTAAACAAAATAGCTTTTACCTGAGTAAAACACCGACTCAATCTAAGATGCAATTTCCAGCTTCAGTATTAAAATCGGTAACGATCATGACGGAAGTTCGTCAGATATTAACAGGAGTAATGTCTGGACCTCATTTAGATTTGGTCTGTTCAGTTCTTTCTGAACTCTTTGCTAATGCGATAGAGCATGGTCTATTGCGACTTGATTCTAAGATTAAGGAGGAACCGGACGGATTTTTTACTTTTTATCAGATGCGTGAAGATAAATTGAAAGAGTTGCCTGAAGATCTGTGGGTTTCTTTGGCTATTGACTATAAGCCAGAGCAGAAGCAGTTGGTTATGAATTTAGAGCATAACGGTACTGGCTTCGATTATGAAGAAATAAATCGTGAACCAGATGAGAAAACACTCACTCATGGGAGAGGAATAGTTCTTGCTTCTGAATTATGTGACTCTTTGGAGTATTCAAAACAAGGGAAATGCGTGACAGCGGTGTATAGTTTAGATGCTCAGCATCACTTCCCGAGCTCTGCTTGA
- a CDS encoding DMT family transporter, translating to MLLSLPPVMTLIIAIVLEVFATSWLPKTQKFTALYPTLGVLVGYGLAFYLLSLTVQSMALGVAYAIWCGAGIVLVAALSWLVYGQKLDVYALVGISFILCGTVIINLFSTSVSH from the coding sequence ATGTTGTTGTCCTTACCACCTGTAATGACCCTAATTATCGCTATTGTCCTTGAAGTCTTTGCTACTTCTTGGTTGCCAAAAACGCAGAAGTTTACGGCGTTGTATCCTACATTAGGCGTGTTAGTGGGTTATGGATTAGCGTTTTATCTACTTTCGTTGACGGTGCAGAGCATGGCGTTAGGCGTGGCTTATGCGATCTGGTGTGGCGCAGGTATTGTTCTTGTCGCAGCACTTTCTTGGCTGGTCTATGGGCAAAAATTGGATGTGTATGCTTTGGTTGGTATCAGCTTTATCCTGTGTGGGACGGTGATCATAAATCTGTTCTCCACCTCCGTTAGTCATTAA
- a CDS encoding carbohydrate ABC transporter permease, with translation MTTQVMDSAPRLRQTNGSLQAVITNKSILATQETASKRLEIQTLTSIGKHLFLAICGTLMVFPFLWMLSGSLKSNDEIFASPLNLIPEQFRWETFVETFQSAPFGLYIFNSFSVALFTTLLVIINSAMFAYALTQLKFRSKTVLYFVVMGCYMLPGAVTYIPSYITLAKLGLLDSHMGLVVSNAASIFGVFYLRQVFIKIHPSLIEAARIDGAGELKILWAILLPQCRAAVATLFLITFITNYNSYMWPSLVITSQDLNLIATGIRHYFIAEGNYGLNWSQIMAASTIAVLPLLILFVLCQKTILSGIADNGVKE, from the coding sequence ATGACGACACAAGTTATGGATAGCGCGCCACGATTACGCCAGACAAATGGATCACTTCAAGCGGTGATAACTAACAAGTCAATACTGGCTACTCAGGAAACCGCCAGTAAGCGGCTGGAAATACAAACACTGACTTCGATAGGTAAGCACCTGTTCCTCGCCATATGCGGAACACTGATGGTGTTCCCTTTTCTCTGGATGTTGTCTGGTTCTCTGAAATCGAACGATGAGATTTTCGCCAGCCCACTGAATTTGATTCCGGAGCAATTTCGCTGGGAGACCTTTGTTGAGACGTTCCAAAGTGCACCATTTGGTTTGTACATTTTCAACAGCTTCAGTGTCGCGCTTTTTACGACATTGCTAGTGATCATCAATTCTGCGATGTTCGCTTATGCCTTGACTCAGCTGAAGTTCCGCTCAAAGACGGTGCTCTATTTTGTTGTGATGGGCTGTTACATGTTGCCGGGGGCGGTGACTTACATTCCATCTTACATCACGCTGGCGAAGCTGGGGCTGCTTGACTCACATATGGGGCTGGTGGTGTCCAATGCCGCGTCTATTTTTGGCGTTTTCTACCTGCGTCAGGTCTTCATCAAAATCCATCCGTCACTGATCGAAGCGGCACGTATTGATGGTGCGGGTGAGTTGAAAATCTTATGGGCGATTTTGCTGCCTCAATGCAGAGCAGCAGTCGCAACCTTGTTCTTGATTACCTTTATCACGAACTACAACAGCTATATGTGGCCGAGTCTGGTGATCACTTCACAAGATCTGAACCTGATTGCAACCGGGATTCGCCACTACTTCATAGCCGAAGGCAATTACGGCCTTAACTGGTCGCAAATTATGGCAGCCAGCACGATTGCCGTATTGCCTTTGTTGATTCTATTCGTCTTGTGTCAAAAGACGATTCTTTCAGGTATCGCCGATAACGGCGTAAAAGAGTAA
- a CDS encoding multidrug effflux MFS transporter: MSNTIQPRTILLACLIISIGQLSMGLVFPSLPWIARDFNISLDQAQLLVSVYLLGFGPSQFLYGPISDSLGRKKVLLAGLLLALTGLILILLLSDSFTGMVFGRLLQGLGTGCCAVLARASTRDRYNGAQLPTALSYIAMVASITPLIAPVLGGFINFHFGWSMVFVSLLGYVAIAWATLAIFFDETLSHTKPLLSPTSMLRQYRELLTSRYFISFASIGWLNFSLMITTVSVMPFIMQDQIGMTSDEYAMWALIPALGMLTGTSICNRIRPVTGSKKMLLCTPILHLASALWFFFCPLEPLYLMLGQLLMILGNAIALPCAQAMVMQPYKKQAGVAAAMSGGGQMIISSIVSMALVTLGLNQAWHLSFVIIAFAVITLSNIVRGFSTQEAVAQNEDQLA, encoded by the coding sequence ATGAGTAACACAATCCAACCAAGAACCATTCTACTCGCCTGTTTGATCATCAGTATCGGCCAATTAAGTATGGGGTTGGTATTCCCATCCTTGCCTTGGATAGCTCGCGACTTCAATATTTCTCTCGACCAAGCTCAGTTATTAGTCAGTGTGTACTTACTCGGCTTTGGACCTTCACAATTCTTATATGGTCCCATTTCTGATTCACTGGGCCGCAAGAAGGTGTTGCTGGCAGGGCTACTACTCGCGCTAACGGGCTTGATACTCATCCTCTTACTCAGCGACTCCTTCACTGGAATGGTATTCGGAAGGCTACTTCAAGGTTTGGGAACCGGTTGCTGTGCAGTGTTAGCACGCGCTTCGACCAGAGATCGCTACAATGGAGCTCAGTTGCCTACCGCCCTTTCTTATATAGCCATGGTAGCGTCAATCACGCCTTTGATCGCTCCTGTTTTAGGAGGCTTCATCAACTTCCATTTTGGCTGGAGTATGGTGTTTGTCTCATTACTCGGTTATGTGGCGATTGCTTGGGCTACTTTGGCGATATTTTTCGACGAAACATTAAGTCACACTAAACCACTGCTTTCACCGACCAGCATGCTGAGACAATATCGTGAACTGCTCACCTCTCGGTATTTCATAAGTTTCGCCAGTATTGGCTGGTTAAACTTCAGTCTGATGATCACCACAGTCTCCGTGATGCCCTTTATCATGCAAGATCAGATTGGAATGACATCCGATGAATACGCCATGTGGGCGTTAATTCCAGCGTTAGGCATGTTAACGGGGACCAGTATCTGCAATCGGATAAGACCCGTGACGGGCAGTAAGAAAATGCTCCTGTGTACACCTATATTGCACCTTGCTTCCGCACTATGGTTTTTCTTCTGTCCGCTTGAGCCGCTCTATTTAATGCTTGGCCAGCTACTGATGATCTTAGGCAATGCAATTGCCCTTCCCTGTGCGCAAGCGATGGTGATGCAGCCATACAAAAAACAAGCAGGGGTCGCCGCCGCTATGTCTGGTGGCGGTCAAATGATCATCTCATCTATCGTCAGCATGGCGCTGGTAACATTGGGCTTGAATCAAGCATGGCACTTGAGTTTTGTCATTATTGCCTTCGCTGTCATCACCCTGAGCAACATAGTGCGTGGATTCAGCACTCAGGAGGCCGTAGCTCAAAATGAGGATCAACTGGCTTAA
- a CDS encoding recombinase family protein codes for MTVYLYSRFSPKNQAYSQHLEQMQAAAPEAIHFQDKVYGYIPPMERPEFVKLFNVLKANDTVVVWWLSVFGHDFSQALHVVERLYKKGVNVQTVCEPLRLEPNTIQGQTLLSLLSGYGQVQTQHRLFAAEMGRKQLKENPELWKQKFRGRPADKQKHRQIAELLMQGETLQNVTEQCGVSLSTVKRVKAKLQSHDDEGCLKRRVKGQPACGENDE; via the coding sequence ATGACTGTGTATCTTTACTCGCGGTTTTCTCCAAAAAACCAGGCTTATTCGCAACACCTAGAGCAAATGCAAGCTGCCGCTCCTGAAGCTATACATTTTCAGGACAAGGTATATGGGTATATTCCACCCATGGAAAGACCTGAATTCGTCAAACTTTTCAATGTATTAAAAGCGAATGATACGGTTGTAGTCTGGTGGCTAAGTGTATTTGGTCATGATTTTAGTCAAGCGCTTCATGTCGTAGAACGACTTTATAAAAAGGGCGTTAATGTACAAACCGTATGTGAACCATTACGACTTGAACCAAACACAATACAAGGCCAAACCCTACTCTCCTTGTTGTCTGGTTACGGACAAGTACAGACTCAACACCGCTTATTTGCCGCAGAGATGGGGCGAAAACAACTCAAAGAAAACCCTGAATTATGGAAACAAAAATTCCGCGGTCGCCCTGCTGATAAGCAGAAACACCGACAAATCGCTGAACTCTTGATGCAAGGTGAAACCCTGCAAAACGTCACCGAACAATGTGGTGTGAGCCTATCAACAGTAAAAAGAGTCAAAGCCAAGTTACAGAGCCATGATGACGAAGGCTGTCTTAAACGTCGTGTAAAAGGCCAGCCTGCTTGTGGAGAGAATGATGAGTAA
- a CDS encoding DUF342 domain-containing protein: MWEKLVSLSDDNQQVIAKLRPDMNIDGRFDSKGVEEALEQIGATDFCILEEEITRFINCAKEGKSEAQVGFPIAEVRDAMVEVVLSEHDMLASMVVTGAYRGSPLKGPQIVHALAQAHVTKGINKLALKKVLMMSHQLKPGETFTQPVAKGKDPVQGQDAKFIPLVKDVTKQVLAPTQDQNGKVDMLDLGGTVTVEEKARLMKRIPATKGTPGVTVQGKPIPPKAGNDAMLKAGKGSEISPDDPNVLIAAVSGMPVIKERTVEVEDALCLPTIGVATGHIKFKGNVVVTGNIESDMMVRATGNLTVGGFIESADVQAQGNIDVAKGIIGHNVSEDEAKSCHVKAGGSITANYAQFSELQAAENINLSVHCMNNEIRCGKDLMVSDEAEKQGTLSGGQAKVGGKVTCVNLGVEGDTPTYVNAFARYQNFKERQQKYKEQYKLAQEATMDVVRKELEFKKTPKSERSDEEEANIEKLKAESNARLEKVKAARDRHELEFEQALEENVVEVKSKVFTHVTVQFGDEKVITKRVHGASTFSFNQYEIRCAYAIDEEALEQE; the protein is encoded by the coding sequence ATGTGGGAAAAATTAGTCAGCTTATCTGATGATAATCAACAGGTTATTGCTAAATTAAGACCAGATATGAACATTGACGGTCGTTTTGACAGTAAGGGTGTTGAAGAGGCATTAGAGCAGATAGGTGCCACGGACTTTTGCATATTAGAGGAAGAAATTACTCGGTTTATTAATTGTGCAAAGGAAGGTAAGAGTGAAGCTCAGGTAGGTTTTCCTATCGCTGAAGTCAGAGATGCAATGGTCGAAGTCGTACTCTCTGAGCATGACATGTTGGCCAGTATGGTTGTCACCGGTGCTTATCGAGGGTCACCACTTAAAGGCCCTCAGATCGTACACGCCTTAGCTCAAGCGCACGTCACGAAAGGAATCAATAAATTAGCCCTCAAAAAAGTGCTAATGATGAGCCATCAGCTAAAACCGGGAGAAACTTTTACACAACCTGTTGCAAAAGGTAAGGATCCTGTTCAAGGGCAAGACGCCAAATTTATTCCACTCGTAAAAGACGTCACCAAGCAAGTTCTCGCTCCTACACAAGATCAGAATGGTAAAGTAGATATGCTTGATCTTGGAGGAACCGTAACGGTCGAAGAAAAAGCTCGTTTGATGAAGCGCATTCCGGCCACAAAAGGTACACCTGGTGTCACAGTTCAAGGCAAACCTATTCCTCCCAAAGCTGGTAATGATGCAATGCTCAAAGCCGGCAAAGGCTCAGAAATCTCTCCGGATGACCCGAATGTGCTGATTGCAGCGGTGTCAGGAATGCCTGTGATTAAAGAGCGTACCGTCGAAGTTGAAGATGCGCTTTGTTTACCGACCATAGGCGTTGCTACGGGGCACATAAAATTCAAAGGCAATGTTGTTGTTACGGGTAATATCGAGTCTGACATGATGGTTCGAGCTACCGGTAATTTAACTGTGGGTGGATTTATAGAGTCTGCGGATGTTCAAGCGCAGGGCAATATTGATGTTGCCAAAGGTATTATTGGCCACAATGTTTCAGAAGATGAAGCCAAAAGCTGCCATGTAAAAGCGGGCGGCTCTATTACTGCAAACTATGCTCAATTCTCAGAGCTGCAAGCTGCGGAAAATATTAACCTGTCAGTACATTGCATGAATAACGAAATCCGTTGTGGCAAAGACCTAATGGTATCAGATGAGGCAGAGAAGCAAGGCACCTTAAGTGGGGGGCAAGCCAAGGTGGGGGGCAAAGTTACCTGTGTAAACCTTGGTGTCGAAGGTGATACACCGACTTATGTCAATGCCTTTGCTCGTTATCAAAATTTCAAAGAGCGTCAGCAAAAGTACAAAGAGCAATATAAGCTTGCTCAAGAGGCGACCATGGATGTGGTTCGCAAGGAGTTAGAGTTCAAGAAAACACCGAAATCTGAACGAAGTGATGAAGAAGAAGCCAACATCGAGAAACTCAAGGCAGAATCGAATGCTCGGTTAGAGAAAGTGAAAGCGGCGCGAGATAGACATGAACTAGAGTTTGAGCAAGCTCTTGAAGAGAATGTTGTTGAGGTGAAAAGTAAAGTTTTTACTCATGTTACAGTTCAGTTTGGTGATGAAAAAGTCATCACTAAGCGAGTACATGGTGCGAGTACATTTTCTTTTAACCAGTATGAGATTCGTTGTGCTTACGCTATAGATGAAGAAGCGCTTGAGCAAGAATAA
- a CDS encoding carbohydrate ABC transporter permease produces MSTISQQISNHLKVLLFTAPLLIPLVAFWLVPFGYSIYISFTDWDYISPEYDFIGLENYQYMIEDFEFTQALLNTFWFSLGVVIPTVVLGLIFALLLHKNFAGSQFYRAVIFSPWITPTVAVSIVWSWVFESKSGLANQILMSMGFDKIAWLEQGDTAMVAVIIVTIWQAIGWTMLFYISALNKIPSSLYEASLIDGCSSLTRFFKITLPLVSPTTFFLLVVNIINAVQAFDQFQILTQGGPGGETRTLLYLFYQQAFERYEMGPAAATSLVIFLITGLLALANTYIGKRWVYY; encoded by the coding sequence ATGAGTACCATCTCACAACAAATATCGAACCACCTCAAAGTGCTGTTGTTCACTGCACCACTGCTGATTCCACTGGTGGCTTTTTGGTTAGTGCCGTTCGGCTACTCCATTTATATAAGCTTTACAGATTGGGATTACATTTCGCCTGAATACGATTTCATCGGCTTGGAAAACTATCAGTATATGATCGAGGACTTTGAGTTCACTCAGGCGTTACTCAACACATTTTGGTTTTCTCTTGGTGTGGTTATTCCGACTGTGGTGTTGGGGCTGATCTTTGCTTTACTGCTGCATAAAAACTTTGCGGGCAGCCAGTTTTATCGTGCAGTGATCTTCTCACCTTGGATTACACCAACGGTTGCGGTGTCGATTGTCTGGTCTTGGGTGTTTGAGTCCAAATCCGGTCTGGCGAATCAAATACTGATGTCGATGGGGTTCGACAAGATTGCGTGGCTGGAGCAGGGCGATACGGCCATGGTCGCGGTGATTATTGTCACTATCTGGCAGGCCATCGGCTGGACAATGCTGTTTTACATCAGCGCGCTCAACAAAATCCCGAGTTCTCTCTATGAAGCGTCACTGATTGACGGTTGCAGCAGTCTGACTCGCTTTTTCAAAATCACCTTACCGCTAGTATCGCCGACAACTTTCTTCTTGTTGGTGGTCAACATCATCAATGCGGTTCAGGCGTTTGACCAGTTCCAGATCCTGACACAAGGTGGGCCTGGTGGTGAGACTCGTACACTACTTTACCTCTTTTATCAGCAAGCTTTTGAGCGTTATGAAATGGGGCCGGCAGCGGCGACATCATTGGTGATTTTCCTGATCACTGGATTATTGGCCTTGGCAAATACCTACATTGGTAAACGCTGGGTTTACTACTGA